The DNA segment gaatatgattataaaaatattttacttaaatagcTACATGTACCACTATACAAGGGTGGTATGAAAACGGAAAAGTCTCTAACCTCAATGTGAAGATGGAGCACTCGTAAAAAAatctagtcacatctatctaacTACTGTTGACAGACACTTACCAACATTTCCGCCATTTTGGACGTCCAGTTGTTAGGTAGctgtcgtttgagtgagttgatataagtattttttgtgaaaatgggcAAAGTCGAGTATCGTCCtgtcataaaatattctttttttcaaaatataaactttaaatatatttaaacaaaatgctAACCTACAAAGGCCTTTTGTGTCAAAATTTGACGCATCTAAGTCAAGTCTGAGTAATTGGCCCAAAAACAGTAAGTGTTTCGTGAACAAAAACGTACAGTTCTATATGGACAGGTTACAGAGATAGAAACATCGCTGGGACAAGTTTTTAGAGTTATAAGAAGACTCTGTTGAGAAATAAAACGTATTCTATCTTTGTTAGGTCATAAACTTTTCAGACCGtcttaatactaaaaaaaattcagtaatTATCTTAGTTTAGTTAAATAGTTACATCTCCTTGAAATATAAACTTCATTAAACAATCCAGACCCCATAAACCAGTTTAGCCcttaattttagatattttgtcTGCAAAAATGGGATGTGTATTTACCTATTTAGGAATGATGATAAAtcactaattaattatcttcctCGTCGCCGAAAGGGTAGGCTCAAAAAGGCACCAGCCACACTAGTGACACGAGAAGGAGGATGAGGGATTCCTAAAGGGGAACCACGGGAATACCGAATCAAGGATTTATGATCAATAAATGAATGTCTTAATACTTCAGATTCCCATCTAGAACTGATTAGAGATACTTTATTCCTACTTAATATTCACAATGTACATACAGGGAGCAagtaaagaagtaaaaattagAACGACtacttaagtaataaaatatatagcaaaATGTACCATCTGGTAAATGAATTTGGTAGTAATAACaggcataaataattaaaaaaactttcaatctTTTGACTAGTTTATATTAatgatgatattaaaatttgaattttgtagcttaaatatagattattaaatATCTATGTTGAAGCATTTGTGCAGATAATATGTTTTCACGCTGGGTCAATTATACATGTATacctttaattacttttatggTTTAACAATTGATAACATGCTAAGATAGTGGTATTTGTTATTTTGCTATATGTCCACTTTTTACATCCTGTACACTCAtgaaatatcttatttcttcACTTATCAGTTCATTTGTcctcatttttggaaataataatatgatcagTTAGTGACAGTTGAAGTTCGATTTATCCTATGACAATCTTCCATAACAATCATTCTCTTCCAAGGTGGAAAATACTCAATCAACTGCGAATATATTCAATTCACTGTTAATCTAACTCGTCGTTAACGTTATTAcatctcgcaaccttttcttcaaaaagaaaaaagacaataatCAGTTAATATGAATTCTTATCACTCTAGGgaactattattaaatagtgACTCAGAACTCTTAACAACTTAATacgagctaattcaaattcaaacaattaacgttcaaaaaaatgatGAGCAGAAAATGAGCACAAATATCGACAGTTTACAACAAGAGCGTAAATTTTTGTGGTAGTGAGATAACGGCGTACTAGTTCAGAAAGATCCCTCGTGGGAACTTTgtttacataattatgtatattattgtttGTAAGAAAACAGATTTTCTAATTAATGgcagttaatatttaattattcctaTATTAGTATGTAATACtaatcttgaaatatattcgttgtttaacattttttactcaatgaTCCAGTTCCTTTTCCAACTTTTCAAGGGGTAAAGGAGGATCCTGGATAAGGAATTGGACCAAAGACCTATTTATCTCAAACTATGGTAGAAGTTTTCATTTTAAGACAATTTCACATATAAAGTAAACACTTTCTATGTGAAAAGAATACAATGTTAGCTTGTAGCACTGACACACACATTGTGTCTCAAACagcataaaattaatattgttccATATATCCTCGGCGTCAATTATATGAATACTTATTCTTTATAAGTAATATACTTTCCCTATTGGTTAAAGAGTGAACCACTAACATcccaaattaatttcataaaatttatacacATATCACGACGTCACCTCACATACAAAAGCTTACTCTATTTTTTCTGGTCACAATTTTTCCAGAAACCCCCCCCCCCTGCTATCTGCCtgttgaacgttgattggtggaattcaacaatgattaaatataatgttactgattttgggccttttcaaGTAGAAGCATTCAAGCTAAGGGCataataaaagttgtattaAATGAAGTTGATGTACTTTTATGCTTATATGTTTTGCAGACTTAAACTACAGTTTGTCTTGATGACCCAATGTTATGTCCTCCACCACTTGCAAAGATCCCAAAACTTTGTCTATCCCAACACCATTTATTTATCCTTGTTTTAGTCAAACTTGATAATGGAAGATACtaaatctttattcatatatttgattcatataatatcaatattattttattagaagtagagtaataataatttgcaaggtataattatatttttagtattattgttTACATTCAGACTAGGCcttacttttaaagaaaaaaatatatacattaggccctagaaaagttttttatatataaatgtgttacCATTAGAGACAAATTGGCTACATTTGATGTATATAGTTTATATTGCCTATAGATGTATTCAAAGTCAATATCCAAATAGCCAAATCCCCCGGCCCCCCACCTTCCCTGCAAGAACTTCAATATATTGGTAGGAtttcttatatatgtatttatctcATAGTAACCAACTCTTCAGATGATGTTGGATGAATGGCAATAACATTATCAAAATCCGCCTTAGTTGCACCCATTTTTACAGCTACAGAAAATCCTTGCAGCATTTCGTCACATCCCCGACCCATCATATGCAGCCCCACAACTTTTTCATCACCACCAGTGCAAACCAATTTCATCAAAGTCTTTTGTTTCCTTTCTGTTAGAGCATGGTACATAGGAGTGAAAACAGTTGAATATACTTTCACGTCCTCTCCGCTTTGAATACGAGCTTCCCTTTCAGTTAAGCCAATCGTTCCAATTGGAGGATGAGAAAATACGACCGTTGGAATATTATCATATTCCAATTTATAATCTGGCTTATTGTCAAAAATACGATGTGCCAGTTTTCTTCCGGCGGCAATAGCAACTAAAGATGATATTCAACAATATTTGAGGAtgtcaaaaactaaattaataaaaaaataatttaatttacctGGAGTGAGTTCCCATTTCCCGGTTACGTCCCCAACAGCATAAATATTGTTCACAGAAGTATTTTGAAAATCGTCCACAATAATATTCCCTCTGTTGTCCATTTTaatatctatcaaaattaaataatcaataacattAATGTTTAAAACTATCATAGTTCAATTTACAAATGTGATTGAGTCCTATATTATGTGTACGAGATTGTCTTCCAATCGCCCATAAAAGAGTATCCACCTCGGAAATAACATTCCCTTCCTTGGTTTGAATGTTTAATTTACCATTTTCTTCAGTTACTTTTGATACCTAAATAgaataattggaaaataaaattatcaccaagaaattatttttcagttcATCTGTATCATAACAGGGCTCTGTAATTATCATACTCTCGTGACACACATTGCATGTCTAagcatttttaatgaaaatagttcaaaatatcttatttaaagccattttgtttcaaataaaagcCATATATCCCCTTCATAGAGCCATCAAAACATCCCTTAAGGGGGGTTTAATGCTTAatctaaagtaaataaatatttttgcttgcaTTATACGAATGACTTCTTGTCATAAAATCATACCGATTTCTAAAATTGAGAGCCCTACTATCTGTACATACATTAGAGTTGCAATGAAATTGAATTCCTGCCGTCTCCATTTCTTGAAATAAGTTTTCGCTTATTGAAGAGTCAAATGTGCTAAGAACTGTGCTCCTACGAATGATAATCGATACATTACATCCAAAGGATTTAAGAATTCCAGCTAACTCTACGGCAATATACCCTCCACCCACGATAACCACGTTCCTAACATAAGTTGTAAAGTTATTGCAGCTAACTAAATGTCTTACTACACTTACTTTGGAAGTGtttccaattcaaaaaaacCATCACTTGTAATACCCAAATTTGCTCCTGGAATATCAGGCAACTTGGGTTCTCCTCCCACagcaattaaaatatgattaccATAATACACATCATTGCCAACCCGTATTGTGTTCTTAcctatacataaaatatattgatataattaaggGATTTATACTTTAACGATAGTATTAGTAATGAATTAATATAGTGAATATACATTAGACTGTTTTttggttaataattttttcccctgtacaaatacattttcttcttgAAGGATCAAAAAACTGACCTGGGCAAAGGTTGAGGCCTCACAAGTCTTTTTTGATGTGGtacatgtatttataaaaaaatttaaatataatttttgagtcaatattgattgttttaatatgaaaaaatatagtgccccttgtttttaattttttaaggggTTTAAGATATGCATCTAATTTGCAATTTCCTTGATTTGTCAAAGATAATGTTCAAAATCAATTACCATAATTAAGTTTCAACCTTGCTATgtctttgaaaaacaaaacaagatgcgccatatttttaactgataaaccatgtactaaaaaatatataagtattttttttactcgttccatttttttttttttcaaattaaattacctGTACCATACTAAAAATGACTTTagatgcataaaaaaatgtatttgtacagaagggaaaatatatttagccaAATACATGCAAATCCATCATTCCATAGaaaattgatatgttttttttcttttttgcattcaatttgaaaaaaaataggtatcTCAAATAACCTATTATTAAGAAAcgtaaaattgaaatttcaaatctgGAACTCAATCTTATATCTAAGCCATTGGTTTtggttgataaataaattatcataataacaatttatgaGACTGAAGATTACAAAtgaatttgtttaaaatcacaagatttttataactttatcagCAATGAACCtctaaaaccattttataacacaaaattgtatatatatatatatgaactacTTAAACCTTTCATATCTCCCAAGcccatatgtatatataaatatatatatatgagatattGATTTGATcttgttttgataatttttttaaattaaaattgaaggaTATAATGTTTGAGATATTAAGGTGAACCATACTTTTTCATAATagactaaagaaaaaatatatattatacacccATCAAATGAGCGGTTTACGAACAACAAAGACGAAACATTAAGGTCCCCAAAGTGATTTTGGATCAAATTCATCATGGAAAGGAGCTCATAACTCAGAGCTGGATTGTGTTACAgatctgaaatttcatttttgcgTTTCCAAATTAAACATaccaaatgttatttaaatcggatgaaaaaagttaaaaaaatagtttagatTTTCTATGGAATGACCTAGATacatacgagggtcgtttgaaaagtatgtGTAAAGTCCAAGGAATGGCACTACTggtgcgtatcgaggttatatttagttatcagcatctcttggaagaatacacaccaatttttagtcaaatcggtcaatttctttctgtttgccATTattttgaatcgaggaatcggtcGGAAAGATTATGGACTGTCTTATGGATTCGCAATAAATAATCCTTATTGAcgatctggaaaagggtaaaactattacaagtgcatattatacatcgttattggaccgtttgataACGGAGCTGCAAGAAAACTCCCTACAATTGGgccacaaaaaagttattttctatcacacctcagcagttgtggaagcaaaattaatggaaatagggctCCAACTCGAGATGCTCCCAACCCTTGCAATCTCACGCACCTTTACTATTATGTCATCCATCGCCATATCATAAACTTTATCAACGATTTCTGGATTAGTAACCTCCACAGGGCATCCAGAACGTTCAACGTCACTTGTACCCATATGGCCActtcgaaaattttgaaaccacttataaactgttctaatcgaatgtgcagagtccccataatgtttatcaagcttctttttagtctcctgagccgtttttcctttaataaagtaatttttaattaacatacgaaattctttttcgtacattttttgagaacaactcaacttcctcaattcaaacgaatgccaaacagaattAAATAAATCGATCTGGATAAaaattggtgtgtgttctttcaAGAAATGCTACCAACTAAGCAtgacacaattttgaaaatattgtcatctctcagactttgcacggacttttcaaacgaccctcgtatgtATCTAGGtcattccataaaaaatttaaccctTGTACCATACtcgtattatataaatatgttaatgagAAATAAATGAACCAATATATTGATTGATAAAGGAGGAGTATAActaattcattacaaaaaaaaacaagctctTACTTGTATGACCattaaaaaactaatcaaaaccataaaaaaatacctatgaATTTGCCTTCGCCTTGAATTAATTCAACCccagattttttcaaattgttgtaaTAAATGCCATTTAGTCGAGTAATGTATGCATCTCTTTTGCTCTTGATTTTACTGAGGGAAAAATCATCGTTATGCATACCATGCACATTATAGCAAAAATGTCTTTACTCACTTCCAATTAAATGGTGTTTTAAGCTCCACATCAAAACCATAGTCTTGGAAATCATGATCCAATTCTTCATTATGAAGTGCAGCAGCGTACATGATCTTTTTGGGAACACAACCAACATTGACCTGGATAAAGAAAGACACtggttattatatatactaGTCTCAGTCATCACACCCCTAGCCAGTGTTTGCGGGCAGGCTAGCCTCCCTCCTCCTCAGAACAAGTTTAAAACTCTTGGCACAcctaaaatgaatttcaaactCTGCCTACAACCATATCATGTAATGGGCCCAGTTAGTTGGTCCATGGGGAAAGTTGCCATTCAACTATTTATAGCAAGATTCACGAGCTGTGCTCCAACAATTTTCCGGAATACCCCCCTATTAGTGTTTTATTAGCTATTAGCTAAGCTCTTTGAAGGTGGTGAGTACACCCAATCTTGCGGTGTGAGCAGTCATGTGTCAGTGTtcatttattcagtccagtccagttttaggacAGGTCCTATTGAACCTTAGGGGCTGTCgatctttggaatttttccaaaaaatgtcgatggtttattaaactaaataagATATGTGAGATATGTATTAAGGGCATTGCACATATCTCGCAAAAGATAttgctgttttcattatttgcaatatacaaacatattatatttgtacttacTTATATCATTTGTTCAATTAAAGATAGTTgtgaataattcaaaatattatttcgtcAATGGATATCCATTACTTATGtgttttgaagtaaataatagttaattattatgtaaagtCAACTGTCAAattcaataaaggtaatgaaATTAGCTTGACTTGGACATCTATGATTTTATTTGTTGACAACTTGCTTTACTTTAAGGAATTGATTTACTTGCTTGGTGTATAGCAGAAGTGGAAATAAATCCTTACTCTGCAAGTCCATGTCGAGTCTCTTATCTTTGCTCAGGACTTCTAGTTCTTTGATATATTGATCGAGTCCTCACATTGtgagaaaatttgttaaaaaaggtCCGAAGTTCAAAAAAGTCTTGAGTCTTAGCTTTCGAGTCCAAGTAAGGTTGTAAGTCGTTGATTGTTAAATCAAttcgaaagataaaaaaagagggTTGCGATAGGCTTGATACcggaattaaaaaatttcataaaaactgtgaTTGATGACTTCCacaaaccttttttatatacaggTAAACATATGTCTATTCGgctttttaaatctaataactactcttcataaaaataggacaaatggctttatgaactTATGTAATGTCATTgttgtaatttctcagttcttatACCCTTTTTTAATGGGCATATTTGAGCCTACacttacaggtttctagtatgTTAAGAGTTGCACAGAATATGACCTACCAGTATGCTAAAATAATGACATGATAAACCTAACAATgggaagaatgtttgggagaagagcagcatAGGGGGGATgaggttttattaaattagctgctcGCCCCTATGAGAGGCAgggaataaacacaaatcccaatTTAAGGACATAggaaggaattactccaatttcgagcatcaattctactccaactAGGACTTAGACTTATACCTCCCctacaaatcatcagtgtttaTCTTTGTATTTCATGACAACCACACCAGGGATTACTagtggaaaataaattgttaccATGTcactttttggtttattttttttatcttaccggcagtgatatttttttcaactctaaATATACTATAAACCCGCAAGCGTAGACTCAAATACGCCCATTATATAAGTGGCagaagaattaaaaagaaaatttcagcTGAAAAATATATCAGCGAACCATTCCAAAACATGAAACTAGCGCCAACTTTTCCCTTTCTATGTTTATAAAGATACTACGACATTAGGAAAACACTTATAATTCATCGTTTCGGAACTTTATTCCTCCTTTTGAATAGTCAACCTCTAAAATGTCCCCAAGGCATAACGTACAAACTTCCCATAAAGAATAacaattatactttaatttcaataatagtGTAATAATGAGGCCTTGTGGATTGCGTAGTACAAATACGaggcatttaaattttttcctacaTCCTTTTGGTTACATAACAATACAATCATATTGAAAtatggttaaaaataataaaagaatacttACACAAGTGCCTCCTAAACGATttccttcaatgagtccaactTGAACCCCAAATTCCGCTGCACGACGAGCCGAAGCGATTCCTCCTGATCCTCCACCAAGAACGAGATATTTGAAACGTTTTTTGATTATGAGAGCCATTATTTTGGGAAAGATTGTTGGGAATTTGAAAATCCTTAGATTGTTCTTATCTGTAAAGGAACTTTATTGACTCTGCGTCTTAAGttactttaataaaatgattgttAAAAGTAATAAACTGATTCGTTGCCAAAGAATATATTGTAGGGCCTGCGTATTCTTTTTACAAACATCATGAAAGCATAATGGGTCTGGTCAGGGAATCAATCCTTCTTGAACATTCTTAGAAATATTATACCTTCAGACGGGTAGGATTTTTAAATGCGATTGTATCGTGTAAAAGTTAACCTTTCCTTCGTTTCTCGagaatttatgtatatgttacCGGTAAAGTATGAAAATCcggcattatatataatacataggtAATTTAAATAATGGCTGATGGTCTCAACCAAACTATATAATAATCGACATTTTATGCATTAcctaggtattatatataataccagGGTCTCATGTTGGCaaagtatataatacatataagttacagactgtaaataaaaatacaaagtcaagcaTAGTACATACGTAGTAGTACTCTCTgtgcataaattatttcttgtaatCAATAACATATTTCGATCACATACTTATCAAGCTGGCATGAACTAGAGCATTTGAGTTGGacaaaattactttcaaatataacaataattgcTCCAAATCTTAAAATCTAAACAgaacatttattgaaaaaagtttttttttgttcatcttttATACTCTGGTATTTAGCTTTAAATAATTCACCAActttagaaattattatatcaacGGT comes from the Lepeophtheirus salmonis chromosome 4, UVic_Lsal_1.4, whole genome shotgun sequence genome and includes:
- the LOC121116476 gene encoding glutathione reductase, mitochondrial, coding for MALIIKKRFKYLVLGGGSGGIASARRAAEFGVQVGLIEGNRLGGTCVNVGCVPKKIMYAAALHNEELDHDFQDYGFDVELKTPFNWNKIKSKRDAYITRLNGIYYNNLKKSGVELIQGEGKFIGKNTIRVGNDVYYGNHILIAVGGEPKLPDIPGANLGITSDGFFELETLPKNVVIVGGGYIAVELAGILKSFGCNVSIIIRRSTVLSTFDSSISENLFQEMETAGIQFHCNSNVSKVTEENGKLNIQTKEGNVISEVDTLLWAIGRQSRTHNIGLNHIYIKMDNRGNIIVDDFQNTSVNNIYAVGDVTGKWELTPVAIAAGRKLAHRIFDNKPDYKLEYDNIPTVVFSHPPIGTIGLTEREARIQSGEDVKVYSTVFTPMYHALTERKQKTLMKLVCTGGDEKVVGLHMMGRGCDEMLQGFSVAVKMGATKADFDNVIAIHPTSSEELVTMR